The following is a genomic window from Oscarella lobularis chromosome 2, ooOscLobu1.1, whole genome shotgun sequence.
ACCATTTTGTTTGATAAGCAGTCGTAGGGTCGTTCACCAAGAGACCAGATTTCATATAAAACGACTCCATAACTCCACAAGTCGCTAGCCAACGaatatttgaaaaatttcagaACCTAAATATACTGTAGTAAGTTAATTAGGTCAATTGACATTGTTTTTACTTCGGGTGCTGTCCATCTAATCGAGATTTGCCCCATGTAGTAGTTCTCTTCATTGAAATCTCTTGCCAATGCGAAATCGGCAATCTTACGTTTTTGTCTTAGAATAGAACACTGCAAATAGAAAACGACTAACTTTGCAGACGAGATTTTCGTCCAATAATACGTTTCTGGCCGCCAAGTCCTACCATAAAAATGCCAACAAACCGAAAAACAACGCAACTATTTTTACTCTGTGAATAAATGATGATCCTGCCAAATAAGCCATTCCATCTGCAATGCCACGAGACATCTGCAAAAAGGAAGCGGCCAAATTGGATTCGAGCGCGGTTTTGTCACATCTAATCAATGAGTTCAAATCTATCGTCACAATCAACGAGGGTACCTTGTAGCTGACAAGAATTGTTTCAGGTCTCCTTTTGGCAACATTTCCACGACAATCATCATCTGAATAGTAAATTCCAGTAATGGAATAACAATGAAACGGCCACATTACCGGGTTTGCACTTAGCACGACTCCGTACATTTTGATGACGTTATTGTGCTTAAACTGGTTGATAATTGCTGCCTCGCGAAGGAACTTAACCCTGTTCTCTCCCTTCTCCGACTTCAAGGTTTTCACCGCCACGACGACGCTTGATCCCTCGTCCTTATTGAAACAAAAATTCTCTATATAAATTAAATAGAAAATCTTTTAATTTCACCCTTGTCCAAATTCCCTTCTCAATCGTTTTAAATTgcctaaagaaaattgaGAGGGAAAGCAATACACATAAAAATTCGAGCTTACCCGGAATCCAAAATCATTCCTAGATAAATATCAGACCTCTTCAGCAAAGGAACTTTTGCTCTAGCGAGCTGATTGCGTAATGCCGCCTCCGTTTTAGCTGGCTCCCAAAAGACTGAAATGGAAGcctaaattaaataattaataccAAATTCGTTTATTTCCTGATCCAAGCTTGATACTGTAGTAACGTTTGGTCCAGTCTGGCGCAGTAGATGATAAACATGTTCATCTTCTGGATTGACTGCATCTAGTGGTGTGTCAGTTCTCTTTTTGATGCAATCAGTTTCGTTGTAGCAGACTCTTTGATTCGGCGGTGGAAGTGGCGGAGGTGGCAGCTGCGGCAAAGAATAACATTCATTGAAAGTAGAGAGTATCATGTTTTCgccagaagaagaagagcaaacaGCCGTCATTTGCACcactaattaataaaacaaTATATCGTTGAAAAAAAGGCAAGGATACTTGCTTTCGTACCATTTCTGTTAAATGACGTtgctgattttctttttttcttccaaaaaaagaataaaagagCGGCTAGTACAATGGCAAAAGCGCATCCTATTCCCGTCCCAACAAGATTAGCGTAGTCTTGTACTGGTGAAGTACTAGTTTCTATATAGTTCTTTATTACATACATGTGAAAGGAATTCAatgtttaattaacctgTCGGCGTTGTTGTTGACGAGTTTTCTGTCGTATAAGCGTCGTCTTGTACTGGTGAAGAACTAGTTTCTATATAGTTCTTTATTACATACATGTGAAAGGAATTCAatgtttaattaacctgTCGGCGTTGTTGTTGACGAGTTTTCTGTCGTATAAGCGTCGTCTTGTACTGGTGAAGAACTAGTTTCTATATAGTTCTTTATTACATACACGTGAAAGGAATTCAATGCTTAATTAACCTGTCGGCGTTGTTGTTGATGACAAAGAGTTCTCTGTCGTTGGGGAGACAGTAGAAGGCGGAGGCTGACAAATGAGACTTATATTATATGAGGATGACGCGGCTAGAAATAAATCAGATCCGTAATGAGTGAATAGAGTTGCGTCATTACTCTTTCTAGAACAGAAGTTAGATGACAATTCCAGAATTCTCTGGATGGCTTCAGGTTTTGTTGGGCACCAAGAAGTGTTAAAAGAAAAGCAACTGGAATGTTCTTTCTCGTTGTAATCGCACTCGTTTTTGTATTCACCAACGTTCGAATTAGCTAAACAGTTCAAAAAAGTAAAGttaaaagaaaagcaaaactACAAATTGTACGACACCTTCAGATTTCCGCGTGACAACAGGAGTGCTGAAGTTTGACATTAGTCTTTTCGCTCGGTTGAAAACAGAAGCAGAAATGTTGACAGTATACATAGTCGAGGCTGCCACAGGAGAGTGTAGATATGGTAAAGCtgcgttctctttcttccagTGATAACAGGTCGAGATCGTTGGTTGTAGGCAAACCGTGCATGTGTATGCGTATATGTCAATATCGTacgactcgtcgtctttgagaACAGTTGGTGGACCTACCCATTGTATTGTCGCGTTCATTCCGTCGTAGTCAATTTCTGGTTGGAAACGTCCACTTGAGGAACCTGCAACAGCATTCAACAAGCTctcaaagaatcaaagaagagaaattatATACACAACACTGTCCCACTAATTATAACCCACTCTATATTTACGTAATGAGTACTGTAACTAAAACAATTTCTTACTGTCGCTTCCAGTGCGAACATTCGTCCATTCGCTATAGACAACGCCACCGCCGGATACCTTCACCACGACACGATATAAGTATTCTAGCATTTCGAGTATAAAACACAAGTGTGCGTTTTTGTCGAATCGCTTACCGGTAAATGCTTCGACGTTTGTGTCAGTGACAGCTCTTCCGTTCTCACTCGCCGAATTAATATCTATCAACTGATCTTTGCATACTGAACCGCTCCAAGGAAAGTTGGGACATCCAGCAAAACTCACGTTTGCACTCCCCGCTCTCTTCTTCACGACATCAATAAGTATTTCGTTCACGGAAAAATTTGCCAAGCAACCACCGTATCCGGTGACGTTCACGCCGACTCCCAAAGCCACTTCTACTGGAGTTGGCTTCGTCTCTGATAGATCATATTGCGGCAGTCCACCAAAATACACATTCTGCAAAATTTCCGAAGAAAACTCGGTGACATTGATAATGGGAGAAATATCTTCGTTGTCAACTCTTACAATAATAAACCTGTCGGTAATTGAAAGATCGATTTCATGCCATGAGCCGTCGCACAAGATACATCGGTTCACACGAATAACATTGACTCGTTCTTTGTTCGTTCTATATCTCACATCGATTCCATCACGGCCGCGCGTTtcaacgaaaagaaagtttTTGCTCACGTTTCCAAATGCAGCGAGGAGCAATCCATTTGGCCAACTCGTTCGAACTCGAAATCGAAAGTGAAGTTCGTCGTTTATCCGAGCCGAAGATGATAAATTTAACCGTACGTAACCAGATCCGCGAAAATGCATCGCCTTTTCAACGGACGGTGGACAGCCGTCGTTCTCCTGAACAACATTTACgagcttttgaatttttgatgAATTAAATTGTGCTTTGCTGCTGTAGAAAAACATCACTCTAATGCAGCCAATAAATCCGATTGAGTCTGGAAGCAATCGACTAGCATTCACGGGTAGTCCTCCAACATAGCTGTtatcaacaacaacaaccgTCTTGCTGTCGCACTTCGTTTCGTTATATGCCAACAGCCCTTGGCTGCCATAATAAACGCGAAGTATCACTTTCGTAACTGTTTTCATTGCTTCTACTCTGTAAAAGCGATCTTTGTTCCACTTTCCTTCAGTTCTTATGCTTTGACTATTATTGCCGTCAGCCTGGACACCGAATTCGAGTTCACCATCGATGAGTGCAAGGTACACATACGACAATGCGTCGCTTTTAAATGCCGCAAATAGCATCCCGTCCGGATTCGTCGTGcggaaaaacaattttatcTTAAACTCTTCGCCGCCAATAAACTGACCCGGAGAAAGGAGAACGTAGCCAAAACCTTCAAATAGAAATCCCGGAACGGTACATGGTTGGCTCATGGGAACGTATCGTCTCTGAAGGCGAATTTCTTGAATACTTTGGTTAGCACGCCGCGGATGCAAACGGAGCCGAGCGGACGACTTAGTCACATAAAGAGGAACTGGAGGGAGGACCGTAGTGTTTAGACCTGGGAATACGAAAGGTAAAATCCCATCATGCCGTCGTCAATTCTTCACGTCTCACCCGCCACACATTCATACGAAATATTTAGACATTTTTCCAGTGCAATTTGCTTCAAAAGTGACGCTGGACGCAATCAGTTGGCAGTAACTTCTGTACTGACACGCCGTTCTAGCGACGTCAATAGCCGAACTAAAACAACGAAGTGAACTGAGTCATTCTATAGTAATTGCGGTACTTTGACGAATTTTGCCCGTGGCTCGGACGGCAAGCCAATATGGTTGAATTGACAAGTATCAGCTGATTGAAGCAGTTAATACTAAATGCAAGTTACTAAAGAGAGTAACAACCGGGTGGGGTGGAAGCTAACATGGCGATATTGTTCTGAGCATCGCTCCACGCCATAGCAGCGTCAAGACGAGTAACGCTTGCACCTACCAAAGGATAAGCCACGACTATCGTTGACGGAATCGTCCAACTACCATGCACTAACCCAATAACAACAAAGTGAGAAATAAAGGGAGAGAAGTCATGGCAACAAGGAGAGCTTCAAAAAGAGTCATCTCGTCTCTCAACGAAATTTGATCTGGATTGTTCTTGCCTTCACGTCAGACGTCAGGTACGAAGGGAGACGATGCAGCCGTGTGATGAGTAGGGGAGAGGTATGTCGAACAGGATGTGGCTTATATAATTATTGAAGGCCTGCTCATAGGGTGACAACAGCCAGAAGTCTTCAGTACATAGAGCCGTAGTGACGATAAATCTTTGAGTCGAATTTTATTAGACGCGCCCGTTGCCTGAAAAAAACACTTAAAGGCGCATAAGAAATATTCCACGAGTACGTTACTGCGAGACTGTGACTGCTAGTATGGGATTCACAGATGGGGAGAGAGTTAGATGTCCGATTATGGGGTCTCATTAGTTGATCCTTTCAAGCTGTTACTTAGGAAAAATGAGGCAGTTATTGACTTGTGCGTGAAGAACTGCAGCCTAGAAGAAAGCTCGGATGCGAAGAGATCTAAAAGTTAATTAGGAGCAGGCTTCCTTCCCTACGCAACCCCGCTTTTTTTATGCCCGAGGTACTCTGTTGTCACTGAGCTGTATGTAGACCCACTCACCCATTTGTACCGAATTAAACACATGTTCATTTGTTCTTAAAAAACGGTTCCTTTTTCATCCTCTTCATTTGTCGAacatcgttttcttccaattcgttTACAAATTTTCTCGTCATCCGATATTTTCAATGGCAGGCCTATTTTCTCAGCAGTATGAACAGTCCAGAGAGGCAGTTCTACGCTGTGAGCCGTCCAATCTCTCTCGCTATCACCTAATATAGTTGAATTGATGATGTCACTAACTGCGACTTTCCAATCCATGAGTTTGACCAAATCAGGAAGCTTAAGACTCATGGGGCTTCTCTGTTGCACAGAGCGTGGCAACTGCTCCTGATATCTTACGTGCaagtctctctctttcgtttctacgTCGAGATTTTGCCTGCCATTGATCTGGCTGCCTGATTTCATCTCTCTTGCGACTCTTCGAGGTATTTGCATCAAGCACGGCGCCAGAGCGCTTTGCCAATGCGCTGCATCGCGCAGTTTCCATTTGAGGATAGCGCACGTTAAGACAACAAAATTTGACTTTGAGAGAGCTCTTTGAGAGGAGAACGAAATGATACAGCCCCATTGATGTAGCGTGCCATATCTTGGCCGTATGCGCTGCAACGAGAAAGCCCGGATGCAGGCGATAGTACATGTAGTCtattgattgttttttttttgtttttcaatCTCAAAGAAGAACTAAGGCACAAAAAGGTTTACAGAACAGATTTCTTTCTATTGAGATTTGTAGACGCACTGAAGGTCCAAGTAAGCCGGTTGGCATGAATCTTCCAAACAATCGCCTAGTTTTCCTGATATAGGCTCCGAGGTCTTCTCGTTGATCAGCAACGCATCATCCGGCTCTGACAGACGAGTAGATATGACACTGAAAGAAGGCCGTTTTTGATAATCAGGATGCctgtgaaaaaatgaaaatgacatATACATATAAATAAACCGGCGTGTTATTACCAGCACTCAATCATCAGTTCATAAATTGCGTAAGGACACCCAGGAGGTGCAGGAAGTCGATAGCCCATTTCCACATTTTCAACGACCATTTTGTTTGATAAGCAGTCGTAGGGTCGTTCACCAAGAGACCAGATTTCATATAAAACGACTCCATAACTCCACATGTCGCTAGCCAACGagtatttgaaaaatttcagaACCTAAATGTACTGCAGTAAGGTTAATTAGGTCATTTGACGTTGTTTTTACTTCGGGAGCTGTCCATCTAATCGAGATTTGTCCCATGTAGCAGTTCTCTTCATCCAAATCTCTGGCCAATCCAAAATCAGCAATCTTACATTTTGGTCTTAGGATAGGATCTTGTCAgatacaaaagaaaaaagcctAACCTTGCAGACAAGATTTTTGTccaaaaaaacgtttctggCCGCCAAGTCCTACATAAAAATACGAACTAACATAAAACTACGCAAGTATTTTTACTCTGTGAATAAATGATAATCCTGCCAAATAGGTCATTCCAGCTGCAATGTCACGAGACATCTGCAAAAGGCAAGCGGCCAAGTTAGATTTGAGCGCAGCGTTCTCATATCTAATCAATGCGagatcaatttattataacGTCGCAAGCAACAAGGATACCTCGTAGCTAACAAGAATTGTATCAGATCTCCTTTTGGCAACATTTCCATAACAATCATTGTCTGAATATAGCGAATTCTAAATAAGGTACCAACAATAACACGGTCTCATTACCGGATATTCACTCAGCACGACTCCGTACATTTTGATGACGTTATTGTGTTCAAACTGGCTCCTAATTGCAGCTTCGCGAAAAAACTTTACTCTGTTCTCTCCCGTATTCGACTTCAATGTTTTCACCGCCACAACAATGCTTGATTCCTGGTCCTAATTAAAGCAACTATCTTTATATAAATTAGCCAGGAAAATCTTTTCACTTCACTTTGGTCCAAATTGCCTTCTCGACCGTTCCAAATTGACTAAACAGAATTGAGAGCGAACGCAGCAAGACACATGAAATTCAAGCTTACCAGGAACCCAAAACCACTTCTAGTTGAATATCGAACCTTTTCAGCAACGGACTTTTGCTTCAGCGAGCTGGTTGTGTAATGTCTTTTCCGTTTTAGCCGGCTCCCAAAAGACTGAAATAGAAGCCTACACTTCAAATTTACCACCAAActcgttaattaatagtcTGATCAAATTCTGATACCGCTGTGAAGCCAATATCAGTCTCGTCGTCCGGAGTAGGATCTTCGTAATCGATTTTGTCGTTCTTGACATCTGCCCTGTTAACTACAACACCGCTCATATTTAGCTAAGGTTAAGGATTTTGCAAACTGTTCACTTTCTAAATTGACTGCATCAAACGGTGCATCGTCTCTCTTCTCGATGCAATCAATTTCAGAGTCGACTGTTTCATTCGGCGGTGGAAGCGGAGGTGACAAAGGCGGCAGCAAAGAATAACAGGCATTGCTAGTAAGGAGTATGTCTTTTTCgtcaaaaggagaagagacgGCAGCCGTCATTTGAACTTCTAAATGATAAAACAAGAGTGACTTAGACCGGTGCGGACCGCGGTGTgacaaaaagcaaaagagtTCTGTTTGCCCACCATTTCTATTAGATGACGCTGCTGgtgctctttttttcttccaataGAAGAATATACCAACGCCTATCACAACCAAAAAGCATCCTATTCCCGTTCCAACAAGATAAGCGTCGGGTAGTCCAAACGAAGAAGTGGTTTCTAGATCGTTCGTCATTACAGATGCGACAAAACGTTCGTTGCAAAACCTGTCGTCGAGGAGACAGTAGGCAGAGGACAAATGTCACTGTATGAGGATGACGGggctaaaaaataaatcagaTCGACAATGTAAATGGATAAACGTATTCGCGCGTTACTCTTACCGAGACCCGTTGCAAAACCTGTTGTCGAGTTGACAGCATCAGACGGCGGAGGCTGACATATTTGACTCCGGTTATAAGAGGATGACGCGGCTAAAACATAGATCAGATATGTGAATGAGTGACTGAAGTTGTGTTGCTCACTCTTACTGAGACAGAAGCACTCAAGCATTGTGTGGATTGCATCAAGGTTTGTTGAGCACCAAAAGGTgttgaaagaaaagcaacCGGAATGTCCTGTCTCGTTGTGAACACACTCGCTTTTGTCTTTGCTGCATTCACAAACGTTCGAATGAGCTACACAGTTCAAAGATAAAGTAAAAAGATTGGGAAAAACTGTACGACACCTTCTGGTTTCCACATGACAACAGGAGTGCTAAAGTTGGACGTTAGCTTTTCTGCTCGGCTCAAAACAGAAGCAGAAATTTTGACAGTATACACAGCCGAGGGCGCCGGAGACAGTCGATATGGTAGAAATgcgttctcttttcttttccagtGAGAACAGGACATGATTGTTGTGTTTAGGCAGATCGTGCATGTGTATATATCAATTTCGTACAACGAATCGCCATCTTTATCTTGGAGAACTGTTGGCGTACCTGCCCATTGTATTGTCGCGCCcattccgtcgtcgtcaatttctgGCAAAAAACGTCCACTTGAAGAACCTGCAACAgcgtttttagaatcaaagctctcaaagaagagaaattatATACAACACCGTCCGACTAACCCACTCTATATTTACGTAATGAGTACTGTAACTAAAACGATTTCTTACTGTCGTTTCCTGTTCGAACATTTATCCATTCGCTAAAAACAACGCCACCAGCCCCGGAAACGTTCACCACAACACGATATAAGTATTCTAAATTAAGGACAAGTATATGGCAAACCTTTCGTCGAACCACCTACCGGTAAATGCTTCGACGCTTGTGTCAGTAACTACGCTTTCGTTTCCACTTGCCGAATGAATGTCCACCAACTGATCTTCACACACTGGACCGCTCCAAGGAAAGTTGGGACATCCAGCAAAACTCACGTTTACAttctcctctctcttcttcacgACATCAATAGGTCTCTTGTTTACGGAAAAATTGGTCAAGCAACCACCGTATCCAGTGACGTTCACGCCGACTCCCAGAGCCACTTCCACGGGAGTGGGCCTCGTCTCTGACAGATCGTATTGCGGCAGTCCACCAACATACACGTTTTGCAAAATATCCAAAGAAAACTGTCTGACGTTGATAATATGAGcaacttcttcgtcttctgcgTTGTCAACTCTTACAATAATTAACCTGTCGGTAATTGAAAGATCGATTTCATGCCATAAGCTGTCGCACAAGACGCATCGGTTCACACGAATAACATTGACTCGTTCTTCGTTCGTTCTATATCTCACATTGATTCCATCACGGCCGCGCGTTtcaacgaaaagaaagtcttTGCTCACGTTTCCAAATGCAGCGAGGAGCAATCCATCTGGCCAActcgttcgaattcgaaagcGGAACTGAAGTTCGTCGTGTATCTGAGACGAAGATAAATTTAATTTCACGTAACCGGATCCGCGAAAATGCATCGCTTTTTCAACCGACGGTGGACAGCCGCCGTTCTCCTGAACAACATTAACGagtctttcaatttttgatgAATCAAATTCTAGGCGGTGCAGAAACATCACCCTTATGCAGCCAATAAATCCGATTGAGTCTGGAAGCAGCGTCAATAGACTGGCATTCGTGGGTAGTCCTCCAACATAACTGTTATCAACGACAATAGAAAGAGTCCACAAACGTTCACCATCTATGAACAGCCTTTCGCTGCCATAATAAACGCCGAGTATAATTCTCATAAAGGTTATCCTTGCTGCTACTCTGTAAAAGCGATTGTCGTCCCATGTTTTATTATAAGTTCTTATGCTTCGATTATCATCATCCCCGTCACTTTTAACACCGAATTCGAGTTCACCTTCCATGAGTGCAAGATACACGTATGACGACAAGTCTTTTCGAAATGCCGCAAATAGTATCCCATCAGGATTTGTTGTCCggaaaaacaaatttaaatttaggAACTCAAATTCATCCGGAGCAAGGAGAACGTAGCCAAAACCTTCAAATAGAAATCCCGGAACGGCACATGGTTGGCTCATGGGAATGTATCGCCTCTGAATAGTTCGATGTTTCGGAACATCCCAACGGACAGATGACTTATCCACATTAAGGAGAACGGGAGGAAGAACGGCATTGTTTAGACCTGTGCACATAGGCGACATGTAAAATCACTGCATGTCGTCAACTCTCACCCGCCACACATTCATAGGAAATATTCAGAGACAATTCTCCGATGCAATTCGTTTCAAAAGTGACGTTGGACGCAATCAGTTGGCAGTAACGTCTGTACTGACACGCAGTTCTAGCGAAGTCAATAGCCGAACTAAAACAACTAAAAGTGAACTGAGTCAATTCATTAATAAGGTATAAATACTTTGACGAATTGCAGTGGCTCGCACGGCAAGTCAATATGGCTGAATTGACAAGTACCAGCTGGTTAGCGCAGTCAATACTAAACGCAAATTACTAAAAAGAGAGTAACGAGGTGGAAGCTAACGTGACGATATTGCTCTGAGCATCGCTCCACGCCCACAGCAGCGTCAAGACGAGTAACGCTT
Proteins encoded in this region:
- the LOC136183396 gene encoding uncharacterized protein isoform X2, which produces MSQPCTVPGFLFEGFGYVLLSPGQFIGGEEFKIKLFFRTTNPDGMLFAAFKSDALSYVYLALIDGELEFGVQADGNNSQSIRTEGKWNKDRFYRVEAMKTVTKVILRVYYGSQGLLAYNETKCDSKTVVVVDNSYVGGLPVNASRLLPDSIGFIGCIRVMFFYSSKAQFNSSKIQKLVNVVQENDGCPPSVEKAMHFRGSGYVRLNLSSSARINDELHFRFRVRTSWPNGLLLAAFGNVSKNFLFVETRGRDGIDVRYRTNKERVNVIRVNRCILCDGSWHEIDLSITDRFIIVRVDNEDISPIINVTEFSSEILQNVYFGGLPQYDLSETKPTPVEVALGVGVNVTGYGGCLANFSVNEILIDVVKKRAGSANLIDINSASENGRAVTDTNVEAFTEYLYRVVVKVSGGGVVYSEWTNVRTGSDSSSSGRFQPEIDYDGMNATIQWVGPPTVLKDDESYDIDIYAYTCTVCLQPTISTCYHWKKENAALPYLHSPVAASTMYTVNISASVFNRAKRLMSNFSTPVVTRKSEANSNVGEYKNECDYNEKEHSSCFSFNTSWCPTKPEAIQRILELSSNFCSRKTASSSYNISLICQPPPSTVSPTTENSLSSTTTPTETSSSPVQDDAYTTENSSTTTPTETSSSPVQDDAYTTENSSTTTPTETSTSPVQDYANLVGTGIGCAFAIVLAALLFFFWKKKRKSATSFNRNVVQMTAVCSSSSGENMILSTFNECYSLPQLPPPPLPPPNQRVCYNETDCIKKRTDTPLDAVNPEDEHVYHLLRQTGPNVTTASISVFWEPAKTEAALRNQLARAKVPLLKRSDIYLGMILDSGQFKTIEKGIWTRDEGSSVVVAVKTLKSEKGENRVKFLREAAIINQFKHNNVIKMYGVVLSANPMMIVVEMLPKGDLKQFLSATRCDKTALESNLAASFLQMSRGIADGMAYLAGSSFIHRDLAARNVLLDENLVCKIADFALARDFNEENYYMGQISIRWTAPEVLKFFKYSLASDLWSYGVVLYEIWSLGERPYDCLSNKMVVENVEMGYRLPAPPGCPYAIYELMIECWHPDYHKRPSFSVISTRLSEPDDALLINKETSESISGEIGDCLEDSCQPAYLDLQYVYQSQ
- the LOC136183396 gene encoding uncharacterized protein isoform X1, whose translation is MSQPCTVPGFLFEGFGYVLLSPGQFIGGEEFKIKLFFRTTNPDGMLFAAFKSDALSYVYLALIDGELEFGVQADGNNSQSIRTEGKWNKDRFYRVEAMKTVTKVILRVYYGSQGLLAYNETKCDSKTVVVVDNSYVGGLPVNASRLLPDSIGFIGCIRVMFFYSSKAQFNSSKIQKLVNVVQENDGCPPSVEKAMHFRGSGYVRLNLSSSARINDELHFRFRVRTSWPNGLLLAAFGNVSKNFLFVETRGRDGIDVRYRTNKERVNVIRVNRCILCDGSWHEIDLSITDRFIIVRVDNEDISPIINVTEFSSEILQNVYFGGLPQYDLSETKPTPVEVALGVGVNVTGYGGCLANFSVNEILIDVVKKRAGSANVSFAGCPNFPWSGSVCKDQLIDINSASENGRAVTDTNVEAFTEYLYRVVVKVSGGGVVYSEWTNVRTGSDSSSSGRFQPEIDYDGMNATIQWVGPPTVLKDDESYDIDIYAYTCTVCLQPTISTCYHWKKENAALPYLHSPVAASTMYTVNISASVFNRAKRLMSNFSTPVVTRKSEANSNVGEYKNECDYNEKEHSSCFSFNTSWCPTKPEAIQRILELSSNFCSRKTASSSYNISLICQPPPSTVSPTTENSLSSTTTPTETSSSPVQDDAYTTENSSTTTPTETSSSPVQDDAYTTENSSTTTPTETSTSPVQDYANLVGTGIGCAFAIVLAALLFFFWKKKRKSATSFNRNVVQMTAVCSSSSGENMILSTFNECYSLPQLPPPPLPPPNQRVCYNETDCIKKRTDTPLDAVNPEDEHVYHLLRQTGPNVTTASISVFWEPAKTEAALRNQLARAKVPLLKRSDIYLGMILDSGQFKTIEKGIWTRDEGSSVVVAVKTLKSEKGENRVKFLREAAIINQFKHNNVIKMYGVVLSANPMMIVVEMLPKGDLKQFLSATRCDKTALESNLAASFLQMSRGIADGMAYLAGSSFIHRDLAARNVLLDENLVCKIADFALARDFNEENYYMGQISIRWTAPEVLKFFKYSLASDLWSYGVVLYEIWSLGERPYDCLSNKMVVENVEMGYRLPAPPGCPYAIYELMIECWHPDYHKRPSFSVISTRLSEPDDALLINKETSESISGEIGDCLEDSCQPAYLDLQYVYQSQ
- the LOC136199972 gene encoding ephrin type-A receptor 8-like, producing the protein MYGVVLSEYPTMIVMEMLPKGDLIQFLLATRYENAALKSNLAACLLQMSRDIAAGMTYLAGLSFIHRDLAARNVFLDKNLVCKIADFGLARDLDEENCYMGQISIRWTAPEVLKFFKYSLASDMWSYGVVLYEIWSLGERPYDCLSNKMVVENVEMGYRLPAPPGCPYAIYELMIECWHPDYQKRPSFSVISTRLSEPDDALLINEKTSEPISGKLGDCLEDSCQPAYLDLQCVYKSQ
- the LOC136200155 gene encoding uncharacterized protein isoform X2, with amino-acid sequence MFLHRLEFDSSKIERLVNVVQENGGCPPSVEKAMHFRGSGYVKLNLSSSQIHDELQFRFRIRTSWPDGLLLAAFGNVSKDFLFVETRGRDGINVRYRTNEERVNVIRVNRCVLCDSLWHEIDLSITDRLIIVRVDNAEDEEVAHIINVRQFSLDILQNVYVGGLPQYDLSETRPTPVEVALGVGVNVTGYGGCLTNFSVNKRPIDVVKKREENVNVSFAGCPNFPWSGPVCEDQLVDIHSASGNESVVTDTSVEAFTEYLYRVVVNVSGAGGVVFSEWINVRTGNDSSSSGRFLPEIDDDGMGATIQWAGTPTVLQDKDGDSLYEIDIYTCTICLNTTIMSCSHWKRKENAFLPYRLSPAPSAVYTVKISASVLSRAEKLTSNFSTPVVMWKPEAHSNVCECSKDKSECVHNETGHSGCFSFNTFWCSTNLDAIHTMLECFCLSKTASSSYNRSQICQPPPSDAVNSTTGFATGLAPSSSYSDICPLPTVSSTTETTSSFGLPDAYLVGTGIGCFLVVIGVGIFFYWKKKRAPAASSNRNEVQMTAAVSSPFDEKDILLTSNACYSLLPPLSPPLPPPNETVDSEIDCIEKRDDAPFDAVNLEINRADVKNDKIDYEDPTPDDETDIGFTAASISVFWEPAKTEKTLHNQLAEAKVRC
- the LOC136200155 gene encoding uncharacterized protein isoform X1, whose translation is MFLHRLEFDSSKIERLVNVVQENGGCPPSVEKAMHFRGSGYVKLNLSSSQIHDELQFRFRIRTSWPDGLLLAAFGNVSKDFLFVETRGRDGINVRYRTNEERVNVIRVNRCVLCDSLWHEIDLSITDRLIIVRVDNAEDEEVAHIINVRQFSLDILQNVYVGGLPQYDLSETRPTPVEVALGVGVNVTGYGGCLTNFSVNKRPIDVVKKREENVNVSFAGCPNFPWSGPVCEDQLVDIHSASGNESVVTDTSVEAFTEYLYRVVVNVSGAGGVVFSEWINVRTGNDSSSSGRFLPEIDDDGMGATIQWAGTPTVLQDKDGDSLYEIDIYTCTICLNTTIMSCSHWKRKENAFLPYRLSPAPSAVYTVKISASVLSRAEKLTSNFSTPVVMWKPEAHSNVCECSKDKSECVHNETGHSGCFSFNTFWCSTNLDAIHTMLECFCLSKTASSSYNRSQICQPPPSDAVNSTTGFATGLAPSSSYSDICPLPTVSSTTETTSSFGLPDAYLVGTGIGCFLVVIGVGIFFYWKKKRAPAASSNRNGGQTELFCFLSHRGPHRSKSLLFYHLEVQMTAAVSSPFDEKDILLTSNACYSLLPPLSPPLPPPNETVDSEIDCIEKRDDAPFDAVNLEINRADVKNDKIDYEDPTPDDETDIGFTAASISVFWEPAKTEKTLHNQLAEAKVRC